The following are encoded together in the Panicum virgatum strain AP13 chromosome 6K, P.virgatum_v5, whole genome shotgun sequence genome:
- the LOC120711236 gene encoding COP9 signalosome complex subunit 3-like isoform X1, with protein sequence MESLEALVAHIQGLSGSPEELAHLHSLLKQADGDSLRAHAAALVPFLGQLSPGAHSLGYLYLLEACATSGANLRDLAGGDFLVTMADFLTACSADQIRLAPDKFLNVCRVLKDQVMQLNAPIRGIAPLRAAVRKIQASPEQLTPVHADYLLLCLLAKQYKAGLSVLEDDIFEVDQPQDLFLYCYYGGMIYIGLKKFPKALELLHNAVTAPMSSLNAIAVEAYKKYILVSLIQNGQVPSFPKYTSATAQRNLKNHTKIYVDLCTSYGNGRYSDLEIFVESNAAVFQSDNNLGLVKQVLSSMYKRNIQRLTQTYLTLSLEDIARSVQLETPRDAEMHVLRMIEDGEIHATINQKDGMVSFHEDPEQYKSVEMVEHIDSSIQSLTALSKKLASIDENMACDPAYLQKVSSTGRDRGRFDYEDFDTVPHKYNF encoded by the exons ATGGAGTCCCTGGAGGCCCTCGTGGCGCACATCCAGGGGCTCTCGGGCAGCCCCGAGGAGCTGGCGCACCTCCACAGCCTCCtcaagcaggcggacggcgaCTCCctgcgcgcccacgccgccgcgctcgtccCCTTCCTCGGGCAACTCAGCCCCGGGGCCCACTCCCTCGGCTACCTCTACCTCCT GGAGGCGTGCGCGACTTCGGGCGCCAATCTGAGGGACTTGGCCGGCGGGGACTTCCTCGTCACCATGGCGGATTTCCTCACCGCGTGCTCGGCGGACCAGATACGCCTAGCGCCCGACAAAT TCCTGAATGTGTGTAGGGTGCTCAAGGATCAGGTCATGCAGCTCAACGCGCCCATCAGGGGGATCGCCCCACTCCGTGCGGCTGTCCGTAAGATCCAGGCTTCACCCGAGCAGCTGACCCCGGTTCACGCTGACTACCTTCTCCTGTGCCTGCTGGCGAAGCAGTACAAGGCTGGCTTGAGCGTCCTGGAAGATGACATATTCGAAGTCGACCAGCCGCAGGACTTGTTCCTTTACTGCTACTATGG AGGGATGATATACATTGGGCTCAAGAAGTTTCCTAAGGCTTTGGAGCTTCTTCACAAT GCTGTTACTGCTCCAATGTCATCATTGAATGCAATTGCTGTGGAAGCTTACAAGAAGTACATCCTTGTGTCGCTCATCCAGAATGGACAG GTCCCATCATTCCCGAAGTATACATCTGCAACTGCTCAAAGAAATCTGAAAAATCACACTAAG ATTTATGTTGATCTTTGTACAAGCTATGGCAATGGTCGCTACAGTGACTTGGAGATATTCGTTGAATCAAATGCTGCTGTGTTTCAATCG GACAACAACCTAGGGCTGGTGAAGCAAGTGCTCTCCTCAATGTACAAACGAAACATCCAAAGGCTGACCCAGACTTACTTAACTCTGTCACTTGAAGATATTGCTAGATCTGTTCAACTTGAAACACCAAGGGATGCTGAAATGCATGTACTTCGCATG ATTGAAGATGGAGAGATCCATGCAACCATAAACCAAAAGGATGGCATGGTCAGCTTTCACGAAGACCCTGAACAATATAAAAGTGTTGAGATGGTGGAGCATATCGACTCTTCTATTCAAAG TTTGACGGCTCTGTCCAAGAAGTTGGCTTCAATTGATGAGAACATGGCATGCGATCCTGCATATTTACAGAAGGTCAGTTCA ACTGGACGGGATCGTGGAAGATTCGACTACGAGGACTTCGACACTGTTCCACACAAGTACAACTTTTGA
- the LOC120711238 gene encoding 50S ribosomal protein L24-like, whose amino-acid sequence MGWKAAEKLIRHWKVLRGDNVMIIRGKDKGETGLIKRVIRSQNRVIVEGKNLVKKHIKQGEGHTGGIFSIEAPLHVSNVQVVDPVTGKPCKVGYKYLEDGTKVRFARGMNASGAVIPRPEILKERRKPRPTSPGPKDTPIELVLEKTYDEKAGIGMPDL is encoded by the exons ATGGGGTGGAAGGCTGCAGAGAAGCTCATCAGGCACTGGAAGGTCCTCCGCGGTGACAAC GTTATGATCATCAGAGGCAAGGACAAGGGGGAGACCGGGCTCATCAAGCGGGTCATTCGGTCACAGAATCGCGTCATcgtcgagggcaagaacttg GTTAAGAAACACATTAAGCAAGGGGAAGGGCACACAGGTGGTATTTTCTCCATTGAAGCTCCACTTCATGTTTCAAATGTCCAAGTAGTTGATCCTGTCACTGG GAAACCATGTAAGGTTGGATACAAGTATTTGGAAGATGGGACCAAAGTCAGGTTTGCTAGAGGGATGAATGCATCTGGTGCTGTGATCCCCCGGCCAGAAATTCTGAAggagagaagaaaaccaagaccTACATCAC CTGGCCCAAAGGATACACCAATTGAGCTTGTGCTGGAGAAGACCTACGATGAAAAAGCTGGAATTGGAATGCCCGATCTATAG
- the LOC120711236 gene encoding COP9 signalosome complex subunit 3-like isoform X2 encodes MESLEALVAHIQGLSGSPEELAHLHSLLKQADGDSLRAHAAALVPFLGQLSPGAHSLGYLYLLEACATSGANLRDLAGGDFLVTMADFLTACSADQIRLAPDKFLNVCRVLKDQVMQLNAPIRGIAPLRAAVRKIQASPEQLTPVHADYLLLCLLAKQYKAGLSVLEDDIFEVDQPQDLFLYCYYGGMIYIGLKKFPKALELLHNAVTAPMSSLNAIAVEAYKKYILVSLIQNGQVPSFPKYTSATAQRNLKNHTKIYVDLCTSYGNGRYSDLEIFVESNAAVFQSDNNLGLVKQVLSSMYKRNIQRLTQTYLTLSLEDIARSVQLETPRDAEMHVLRMIEDGEIHATINQKDGMVSFHEDPEQYKSVEMVEHIDSSIQSLTALSKKLASIDENMACDPAYLQKTGRDRGRFDYEDFDTVPHKYNF; translated from the exons ATGGAGTCCCTGGAGGCCCTCGTGGCGCACATCCAGGGGCTCTCGGGCAGCCCCGAGGAGCTGGCGCACCTCCACAGCCTCCtcaagcaggcggacggcgaCTCCctgcgcgcccacgccgccgcgctcgtccCCTTCCTCGGGCAACTCAGCCCCGGGGCCCACTCCCTCGGCTACCTCTACCTCCT GGAGGCGTGCGCGACTTCGGGCGCCAATCTGAGGGACTTGGCCGGCGGGGACTTCCTCGTCACCATGGCGGATTTCCTCACCGCGTGCTCGGCGGACCAGATACGCCTAGCGCCCGACAAAT TCCTGAATGTGTGTAGGGTGCTCAAGGATCAGGTCATGCAGCTCAACGCGCCCATCAGGGGGATCGCCCCACTCCGTGCGGCTGTCCGTAAGATCCAGGCTTCACCCGAGCAGCTGACCCCGGTTCACGCTGACTACCTTCTCCTGTGCCTGCTGGCGAAGCAGTACAAGGCTGGCTTGAGCGTCCTGGAAGATGACATATTCGAAGTCGACCAGCCGCAGGACTTGTTCCTTTACTGCTACTATGG AGGGATGATATACATTGGGCTCAAGAAGTTTCCTAAGGCTTTGGAGCTTCTTCACAAT GCTGTTACTGCTCCAATGTCATCATTGAATGCAATTGCTGTGGAAGCTTACAAGAAGTACATCCTTGTGTCGCTCATCCAGAATGGACAG GTCCCATCATTCCCGAAGTATACATCTGCAACTGCTCAAAGAAATCTGAAAAATCACACTAAG ATTTATGTTGATCTTTGTACAAGCTATGGCAATGGTCGCTACAGTGACTTGGAGATATTCGTTGAATCAAATGCTGCTGTGTTTCAATCG GACAACAACCTAGGGCTGGTGAAGCAAGTGCTCTCCTCAATGTACAAACGAAACATCCAAAGGCTGACCCAGACTTACTTAACTCTGTCACTTGAAGATATTGCTAGATCTGTTCAACTTGAAACACCAAGGGATGCTGAAATGCATGTACTTCGCATG ATTGAAGATGGAGAGATCCATGCAACCATAAACCAAAAGGATGGCATGGTCAGCTTTCACGAAGACCCTGAACAATATAAAAGTGTTGAGATGGTGGAGCATATCGACTCTTCTATTCAAAG TTTGACGGCTCTGTCCAAGAAGTTGGCTTCAATTGATGAGAACATGGCATGCGATCCTGCATATTTACAGAAG ACTGGACGGGATCGTGGAAGATTCGACTACGAGGACTTCGACACTGTTCCACACAAGTACAACTTTTGA